A DNA window from Leptolyngbya sp. KIOST-1 contains the following coding sequences:
- the murC gene encoding UDP-N-acetylmuramate--L-alanine ligase: protein MPITVDFTGRPFHFIGIGGIGMSALAYILTKRNLPVSGSDLRLSHITRRLQEAGAHIFWQQEAANLSYFLSANQPPLPSTVTASTAGVARALKAAPAVLASDATPQVVCSTAIDTRNPEYQAALELGCPILHRSDLLAALIQEYSSIAVAGTHGKTTTSSMIGHLLLNANLDPTIVVGGEVSSWGGNARLGQGPYLVAEADESDGTLAKLTASIGVVTNIELDHTDHYQDLAQVVATFQTFQRQCGLLVASADCAVVGTSLNPDVTYSLDPATGATYYVTEVQFGADGTSALVWEEGQPLGRLHLRVLGCHNLSNALASVAVGRHLGIAFADIVDSLEDFCGARRRFEHRGSYNGIQFFDDYAHHPSEIRATLAAARLKADQSLATLADGRHSYEGRRVVAVFQPHRFSRTAALLNDFTEAFGDADQVIMADIYSAGESNTFGVSGRQLADAVAHSHPRVLYGHTLDDIQAALAHSLRPGDLVLFMGAGNLNQIIPQVMAYYAEAEVPSLQEAC from the coding sequence ATGCCGATTACCGTAGATTTTACCGGCAGACCCTTTCATTTTATTGGGATAGGGGGCATTGGCATGTCGGCGCTGGCTTACATCTTGACCAAACGCAACCTGCCAGTATCCGGGTCTGATCTCCGTCTCAGCCACATAACCCGTCGCCTACAAGAGGCCGGAGCCCACATCTTTTGGCAGCAAGAGGCCGCCAATCTCAGCTACTTCCTCAGTGCCAACCAGCCTCCCCTGCCGAGCACCGTCACCGCGAGCACCGCTGGGGTGGCCCGGGCGCTAAAAGCCGCCCCTGCCGTCTTGGCTTCAGACGCAACGCCGCAGGTGGTTTGTTCCACGGCGATTGACACCCGCAACCCTGAGTACCAGGCCGCCCTAGAGCTTGGTTGCCCAATCTTGCACCGCTCCGATCTGCTGGCCGCGCTGATCCAAGAATACAGCAGTATTGCGGTGGCCGGAACCCACGGCAAAACCACCACCAGCAGCATGATTGGCCACCTGCTGCTCAACGCCAATCTCGATCCCACTATTGTGGTCGGCGGTGAGGTGTCGAGCTGGGGCGGCAATGCTCGCCTCGGCCAGGGTCCCTACCTGGTGGCCGAGGCCGACGAGTCCGACGGTACCCTGGCCAAGCTCACGGCCAGCATTGGCGTGGTTACCAATATTGAGCTCGACCACACCGATCACTACCAGGACCTGGCTCAGGTGGTGGCGACGTTCCAGACCTTCCAGCGTCAGTGTGGGCTGCTGGTGGCCAGTGCTGACTGTGCTGTGGTCGGCACCAGCCTGAACCCGGATGTCACCTACAGTCTGGACCCTGCCACTGGCGCAACCTACTATGTCACTGAGGTCCAGTTTGGCGCCGATGGCACCTCCGCTCTGGTCTGGGAGGAGGGGCAGCCCCTGGGTCGCCTGCACCTGCGGGTGTTGGGTTGCCACAACCTCAGCAATGCCCTGGCTTCGGTAGCAGTTGGTCGGCACCTGGGGATCGCCTTCGCCGACATTGTCGACAGTCTGGAAGATTTCTGCGGAGCCCGTCGCCGCTTTGAGCACCGAGGCAGCTACAACGGCATTCAATTTTTCGACGACTACGCCCACCACCCCAGTGAAATTCGGGCAACGCTGGCGGCGGCTCGCCTCAAGGCCGATCAATCCCTTGCCACCCTGGCCGACGGCCGCCATAGCTACGAGGGACGTCGGGTGGTGGCGGTGTTTCAGCCCCACCGTTTCAGCCGCACCGCCGCTCTGCTCAACGATTTTACCGAGGCCTTTGGCGATGCTGACCAGGTGATTATGGCCGACATCTACAGCGCTGGTGAGAGCAATACGTTTGGGGTTTCGGGGCGTCAGCTGGCGGATGCGGTTGCCCACTCGCACCCCCGCGTGCTTTACGGTCACACCCTGGACGATATTCAGGCGGCTCTGGCCCACAGCCTGCGCCCGGGTGACCTGGTGCTGTTTATGGGGGCGGGCAACCTCAATCAGATTATTCCTCAGGTAATGGCTTACTATGCTGAGGCAGAGGTGCCTTCGCTTCAGGAGGCCTGTTGA
- a CDS encoding type I glyceraldehyde-3-phosphate dehydrogenase yields MVRVAINGFGRIGRNFLRCWLTRENSQLEVVAINDTSDPKTNSHLLKYDSMLGRLDADISAGEDTLIVNGKTIKCYSDRNPNNLPWGAWDIDLVIESTGVFVSEEGASRHIEAGAKKVLITAPGKGGGIGTYVMGVNHESYSHDKHNVVSNASCTTNCLAPVVKVLNDNFGIVKGTMTTTHSYTGDQRLLDASHRDLRRARAAALNIVPTTTGAAKAVALVIPEMEGKLNGIALRVPTPNVSVVDLVVQVEKPAIADQVNQVLKTASEGAMKGILAYSDLPLVSIDYRKTDESSIVDSSLTMVMGGDMVKVVAWYDNEWGYSQRVVDLAELVAAKWQ; encoded by the coding sequence GTGGTTAGAGTAGCAATTAATGGTTTTGGCCGCATCGGTCGTAATTTTCTGCGCTGCTGGTTGACGCGCGAAAACAGCCAGCTCGAGGTGGTAGCTATCAATGATACGTCTGATCCCAAGACTAATTCCCACCTGTTGAAGTACGACTCCATGCTGGGGCGTCTCGATGCTGACATCAGTGCCGGAGAAGACACTCTAATTGTTAACGGCAAGACGATTAAGTGCTATTCCGACCGCAACCCCAACAATCTTCCCTGGGGAGCGTGGGACATCGACCTGGTGATTGAGTCCACTGGCGTGTTCGTCAGCGAAGAGGGTGCCTCTCGCCACATCGAAGCCGGGGCCAAGAAAGTGCTGATCACGGCTCCTGGTAAGGGTGGCGGCATTGGCACCTACGTGATGGGGGTCAACCACGAAAGTTATAGCCACGACAAGCACAACGTGGTGAGCAACGCCAGCTGCACCACCAACTGTCTGGCGCCGGTAGTCAAGGTGCTCAACGACAACTTTGGCATCGTCAAGGGCACGATGACCACCACCCACAGCTACACCGGCGACCAGCGCCTGCTCGACGCCAGCCACCGCGACCTGCGTCGGGCCCGTGCCGCTGCGCTGAACATTGTGCCCACCACCACTGGGGCAGCCAAGGCTGTGGCGCTGGTCATTCCTGAAATGGAGGGCAAGCTGAACGGGATCGCCCTGCGGGTGCCCACCCCCAACGTGTCGGTGGTTGACTTGGTGGTTCAAGTGGAAAAGCCTGCGATCGCCGACCAGGTGAATCAGGTGCTCAAGACGGCCTCTGAGGGGGCGATGAAGGGCATCCTGGCCTACAGCGACCTGCCGCTGGTGTCCATCGACTACCGCAAGACCGACGAGTCCTCCATCGTTGACTCCAGCCTGACGATGGTGATGGGCGGCGACATGGTGAAAGTGGTGGCCTGGTACGACAACGAGTGGGGCTACAGCCAGCGCGTGGTTGACCTGGCTGAACTGGTGGCTGCCAAGTGGCAGTAG
- a CDS encoding tetratricopeptide repeat protein, giving the protein MTSPTSPMRPTYILADEATVRIPRDPSLLAQAERIAQGYHQCQAAEASQWLKQGMAHLRQGQYTPALALLQQALQGYRNLGDRERQARVLLTLAHLYYRVADYLWAADYGRQCLRVAHDLGDQSLMQQTLGHLGNSYRHLGNLQRALEYMGQSLTMAKKIGDRPGEMRSLNNLAMVYRAKGLTRQAATLYEASLMLATTLGDRNTKLQILQNLGNTYLTLQEYAQAIDCYEQFLTLHENGEGAVDNRTTRRILTQLTLASLARGDHNRAIVHLQHHLSIACALGDTKGAASLIDDLKRSYVALSEARVAVLRPELTSMG; this is encoded by the coding sequence ATGACTTCCCCAACTTCTCCCATGCGCCCCACCTACATCCTGGCCGACGAGGCCACCGTGCGAATTCCGCGCGACCCTTCCCTACTGGCTCAGGCCGAGCGCATTGCCCAGGGTTACCACCAGTGCCAGGCGGCAGAGGCATCCCAGTGGCTCAAGCAGGGCATGGCCCATCTGCGCCAGGGGCAGTACACCCCTGCGCTGGCCCTGTTGCAGCAGGCGCTCCAGGGGTATCGCAACCTGGGCGATCGGGAGCGCCAGGCCAGGGTGCTGCTCACCCTGGCCCACCTCTACTACCGAGTGGCCGACTACCTGTGGGCGGCAGACTACGGGCGGCAGTGCCTGCGGGTGGCCCACGACCTCGGCGACCAGTCCCTGATGCAGCAGACCCTGGGCCACCTGGGCAACAGCTACCGCCACCTGGGCAACCTGCAGCGGGCCCTGGAGTACATGGGCCAGAGCCTGACGATGGCCAAAAAAATAGGCGATCGCCCCGGTGAAATGCGATCGCTCAACAACCTGGCTATGGTCTACCGGGCCAAGGGGCTCACCCGTCAGGCCGCCACTCTCTACGAAGCCAGCCTGATGCTGGCGACTACCCTGGGCGATCGCAACACTAAGCTACAGATTTTGCAAAACCTGGGCAACACCTACCTCACCCTGCAGGAGTACGCCCAGGCCATCGACTGCTACGAGCAGTTTTTAACCCTGCATGAAAACGGGGAAGGGGCTGTGGACAACCGCACCACCCGCCGCATTCTCACCCAGCTCACCCTGGCCAGCCTGGCCAGGGGAGATCACAACCGGGCGATCGTGCATCTCCAGCATCACCTGTCGATCGCCTGCGCCCTGGGCGACACCAAAGGTGCAGCCAGCCTGATCGACGATCTCAAGCGCAGCTACGTGGCGCTGAGCGAAGCGCGGGTGGCGGTTCTGCGGCCAGAGCTGACCTCCATGGGATAG
- a CDS encoding B12-binding domain-containing radical SAM protein — MAPLPLSDETLLFEPAAPHDEALAVVFAFPNQYTVGITSLGYQVVWATLARRADVSVSRLFTDGHEPLPATIDVLGFSLSWELDYANLLTQLETLDIPIFAQDRSDTHPLVFGGGPVLTANPEPFANFFDVILLGDGETLLDDFFDALVELKSASRAETLRHLTKVPGLYIPSLYSVTYDGPTGGIRAIAPLETDIPATVQKQTYRGNVLSASTVVTPHAAWENIFMVEVVRSCPEMCRFCLASYLTLPFRTASLEESLLPAIERGLAVTNRLGLLGASVTQHPEFETLLDYLNKPQFDDVRLSLASVRTNTVTPKLAETLTRHDSRSITIAIESGSERVRQIVNKKLETDDIEHAAVNAKAGGLSAMKLYGMAGVPGETMADLEQTVALMLRLKKAAPGLRLTLGCSTFVPKAHTPFQWRGVNPEAEKRLKYLQKHLRPKGIDFRPESYNWSVIQALISRGDRRLAPLLERVRHYGDSLGSYRRAFKDFQGQIPPLEYYVHEDWDLSQPLPWDHLLGPLPKATLQKHFEAAGVEAVAV; from the coding sequence TTGGCTCCCCTCCCCCTCTCCGACGAAACGCTGTTGTTTGAACCCGCCGCGCCCCACGACGAGGCGCTGGCGGTGGTGTTCGCCTTTCCCAACCAGTACACCGTGGGCATTACCAGCCTGGGCTACCAGGTGGTTTGGGCGACCCTGGCCCGCCGGGCCGACGTCAGCGTCAGCCGGCTGTTTACCGATGGCCACGAGCCGCTGCCCGCGACGATTGATGTCCTGGGGTTTTCGCTGTCCTGGGAGCTAGACTACGCCAACCTGCTCACCCAGCTGGAAACCCTAGACATTCCGATCTTTGCCCAGGATCGCAGCGACACCCACCCCCTGGTCTTTGGCGGCGGCCCGGTACTCACCGCCAATCCTGAGCCCTTTGCCAACTTTTTCGATGTGATTTTGCTGGGGGACGGCGAGACGCTGCTGGATGATTTCTTTGACGCCCTAGTTGAGCTAAAGTCTGCCTCCCGTGCTGAAACCCTGCGACATCTGACGAAGGTGCCGGGCCTTTATATCCCGTCGCTATACAGCGTTACCTACGATGGGCCGACCGGTGGCATCAGGGCGATCGCGCCCCTGGAGACCGACATTCCCGCCACCGTGCAAAAGCAGACCTACCGGGGCAACGTGCTCTCGGCCTCGACGGTGGTCACCCCCCACGCCGCCTGGGAGAACATTTTCATGGTCGAGGTGGTGCGCAGCTGCCCCGAGATGTGCCGCTTCTGCCTGGCCAGCTACCTGACGCTGCCGTTTCGCACCGCCAGCCTGGAGGAGTCGCTACTACCCGCCATTGAGCGCGGGCTGGCGGTGACCAATCGGCTGGGGCTGCTGGGGGCGTCGGTGACCCAGCACCCCGAGTTTGAAACCTTGCTGGACTATTTGAACAAACCCCAGTTCGACGACGTGCGCCTCAGCCTGGCCTCGGTGCGCACCAACACCGTCACCCCAAAGCTGGCCGAAACCCTCACCCGCCACGACAGTCGCTCGATCACGATCGCGATCGAGAGCGGATCGGAGCGGGTGCGCCAGATTGTCAACAAAAAACTCGAAACCGACGACATTGAGCATGCCGCCGTCAACGCCAAAGCCGGGGGCCTCAGCGCCATGAAACTCTACGGCATGGCGGGGGTGCCGGGGGAAACCATGGCCGACCTGGAACAAACCGTGGCCCTGATGCTGCGGCTCAAAAAGGCAGCCCCCGGCCTGCGCCTGACCCTGGGATGCAGCACCTTTGTGCCCAAGGCTCACACCCCCTTCCAGTGGCGCGGGGTAAATCCAGAGGCTGAAAAACGGCTCAAGTACCTGCAAAAGCACCTGCGCCCCAAGGGCATTGACTTTCGGCCCGAGAGCTACAACTGGTCGGTGATCCAGGCCTTGATTTCGCGGGGCGATCGCCGCCTTGCCCCCCTGCTCGAACGGGTGCGCCACTACGGCGACTCCCTGGGCAGCTACCGCCGCGCCTTCAAAGATTTTCAGGGGCAAATTCCACCGCTGGAATACTACGTCCACGAGGACTGGGATCTGTCCCAGCCGCTGCCCTGGGACCATCTGCTGGGACCACTGCCCAAAGCCACCCTACAAAAGCATTTTGAGGCAGCGGGGGTGGAGGCGGTGGCAGTGTGA
- a CDS encoding pentapeptide repeat-containing protein, with amino-acid sequence MFFTLPQALAVVCTLVIAIAGWLGIAPAAYAQDNTVDYTLTDLSFRDFSGKQLSGTSFAAAEMREANFRKANLSKTILTKASFLRANLSFADLSRTFADRVIFDGADLSNAIFTEALLTSSSFSEANITGADFSGAIIDRFQVAQMCKYADGVNEVTGISTRDSLGCR; translated from the coding sequence ATGTTCTTCACTCTCCCCCAAGCCCTCGCTGTCGTCTGTACGCTGGTGATCGCGATTGCCGGGTGGCTCGGCATTGCTCCCGCCGCCTACGCCCAGGACAACACAGTGGACTACACCCTCACCGACCTCAGCTTCCGCGACTTTTCCGGTAAGCAGCTCTCGGGCACCTCCTTTGCGGCGGCAGAAATGCGGGAGGCCAATTTTAGAAAAGCCAACCTGAGCAAAACTATTCTGACCAAGGCCTCATTTTTGCGGGCCAACCTATCGTTTGCAGACCTGTCGCGCACCTTTGCCGATCGCGTCATTTTCGACGGGGCTGACCTCTCCAATGCCATTTTTACCGAGGCCCTGCTCACCAGCAGCAGCTTTAGCGAGGCCAACATCACTGGGGCCGACTTTTCGGGGGCGATTATCGATCGCTTCCAGGTGGCTCAGATGTGTAAGTACGCCGATGGGGTGAATGAAGTGACTGGGATCTCGACCAGAGACAGCCTGGGGTGTCGGTAA
- a CDS encoding acyl-CoA thioesterase: protein MEPSRWYEHRVVVQPHHTDYAGIVWHGTYIAWMEEARVNYLAQCGLTFADWVKAGVDLPVVDLGLKYRRSLALGDTALVRARLEPARGVRFLWFYDIQNAATQETCLEGSVTLAPVDVKTRRVLRRLPDSLRTALATML from the coding sequence ATGGAACCTTCTCGCTGGTATGAGCACCGGGTTGTGGTGCAGCCCCACCACACGGACTACGCCGGGATTGTCTGGCACGGCACCTACATCGCCTGGATGGAGGAAGCGCGGGTCAACTATCTGGCCCAGTGCGGGCTGACCTTTGCCGACTGGGTCAAAGCCGGGGTGGACCTGCCCGTGGTCGATTTGGGGCTCAAGTACCGGCGATCGCTCGCCCTGGGCGACACCGCCCTGGTTAGAGCCCGTCTGGAGCCCGCCAGAGGCGTGCGCTTTCTGTGGTTCTACGACATTCAAAACGCTGCCACTCAGGAAACCTGCCTTGAGGGCAGCGTGACCCTGGCCCCAGTGGATGTCAAAACCCGGCGGGTGCTGCGCCGCCTGCCAGATTCCCTGCGAACTGCCCTAGCCACTATGCTTTGA
- a CDS encoding universal stress protein, with protein MIEKILLADSGTGNTEAMMKALMDIPLVQRASVTVLHVVPSQVSAETMAERWEAGGRTLATAITNLNLDPGRVNAVLREGDPKDVVIQVADEVDADLIIMGSRGLQGLKAILENSVSQYVFQLSSRPMLLVKDDLYSIRPIKRVMVAMDKSDSAREGLNIAISLLRDVKGSEITLVHTVSSLKTKPFDVASTDPSQDPILTNALAEVKRYGIDYKLAAPEGKPGRRICQLAEERNMDLIILGSPDRRPTIAKGLPDLDKVLGESLTDFVRVYAPCPVLLTRMAG; from the coding sequence ATGATAGAAAAAATTCTTTTGGCCGACTCTGGCACTGGTAACACCGAAGCCATGATGAAGGCGCTGATGGACATTCCCCTGGTGCAGCGGGCTTCGGTCACGGTGCTGCACGTGGTGCCCTCTCAGGTGTCCGCCGAGACCATGGCCGAGCGCTGGGAAGCCGGGGGTCGCACTCTGGCTACAGCCATTACCAATCTCAACCTCGATCCCGGTCGGGTAAATGCGGTGCTGCGGGAGGGCGACCCCAAGGATGTGGTGATTCAGGTGGCCGATGAAGTCGATGCCGACTTGATCATCATGGGGTCGCGGGGGTTGCAGGGGCTGAAGGCGATTCTTGAGAATTCAGTCAGCCAGTACGTATTTCAGCTGTCGTCGCGGCCCATGCTGCTGGTTAAAGACGACCTCTACAGCATTCGCCCGATCAAGCGGGTGATGGTGGCGATGGACAAGTCGGACTCCGCTCGGGAGGGGCTGAACATTGCCATTTCGCTGCTGCGCGATGTCAAGGGCAGCGAGATTACGCTGGTACACACGGTGTCGAGCCTCAAGACCAAGCCCTTTGACGTCGCCAGCACCGACCCCAGCCAGGACCCGATTTTGACCAATGCCCTGGCCGAGGTGAAGCGCTACGGCATCGACTACAAGCTTGCCGCCCCCGAGGGCAAGCCCGGCCGCCGCATCTGCCAGCTGGCCGAAGAGCGCAACATGGATTTGATCATCCTGGGGTCGCCCGATCGCCGTCCTACCATTGCTAAGGGTTTACCCGATTTAGACAAGGTGCTGGGCGAGTCGCTGACCGACTTCGTACGGGTGTATGCCCCCTGCCCGGTGCTGCTCACCCGGATGGCGGGCTAG
- a CDS encoding heme oxygenase (biliverdin-producing), whose amino-acid sequence MSSNLSTELREGTKKAHTMAENMGFVRCFLRGVVEKNSYRKLVANFYYAYAAMEEELERHKDHPVVSKVYFPELHRKASLESDLAYYYGPNWANEIAMTPGGQRYVDRIREVANTQPELLVSHSYTRYIGDLSGGQILKGIAQRAMNLSEGEGTAFYEFPEISDEKAFKAKYRESMDAAPVDEAMVASIVEEANDAFGLNMEMFKELEGNLIKAIGQMLFNTLTSRRRRGSTELATAE is encoded by the coding sequence ATGAGCAGTAACCTATCCACCGAGCTGCGCGAAGGCACCAAGAAAGCCCACACCATGGCCGAAAACATGGGCTTTGTACGCTGCTTTTTGCGGGGCGTGGTTGAGAAGAACTCTTACCGCAAGCTGGTGGCCAATTTTTATTACGCCTACGCAGCAATGGAAGAAGAGCTGGAGCGCCACAAAGATCACCCTGTTGTCTCCAAAGTCTACTTCCCTGAGCTACACCGCAAGGCCTCTTTGGAATCTGACCTGGCCTATTACTACGGTCCCAACTGGGCAAACGAAATTGCCATGACCCCCGGTGGTCAGCGCTATGTCGATCGCATTCGTGAGGTAGCCAATACCCAGCCCGAGCTGCTGGTCAGCCACTCCTACACCCGCTACATTGGCGACCTGTCGGGGGGACAAATTCTCAAGGGGATTGCCCAGCGGGCGATGAACCTCTCCGAGGGTGAGGGCACGGCGTTCTACGAGTTCCCCGAAATTTCTGACGAGAAGGCGTTTAAGGCGAAGTACCGGGAGTCGATGGATGCGGCCCCGGTGGATGAGGCCATGGTGGCCAGCATTGTGGAAGAGGCCAACGATGCCTTTGGGTTGAACATGGAGATGTTCAAGGAACTGGAGGGGAACCTGATTAAGGCGATCGGTCAGATGCTGTTCAATACGCTGACCAGCCGCCGCCGTCGGGGCAGCACCGAGCTGGCCACCGCCGAGTAG